A window from Xiphophorus maculatus strain JP 163 A chromosome 17, X_maculatus-5.0-male, whole genome shotgun sequence encodes these proteins:
- the klhdc10 gene encoding kelch domain-containing protein 10, which translates to MSDVEGADSSEQLNKFEKLTGRPPPEPMLAGPRTPPARSGHRCVADNTNLYVFGGYNPDYEESGGSENEDYPLFRELWRYHFATGCWQQIRTEGYMPTELASMSAVLHGNNLLVFGGTGIPFGENNGNDVHVCNVKYKRWSLLNCRGKKPNRIYGQAMVIINGFLYVFGGTTGYIYSTDLHRLDLTTREWIHLKPNNPPDDLPEERYRHEIAHDGQRIYILGGGTSWTSYPLDKIHAYNLETNSWEEITTKPHDKIGYPAPRRCHSCVQIRNDVFICGGYNGELILADLWKLNLQTFQWSKLPAEMPEPAYFHCAAVTPAGCMYIHGGVVNIHENKRTGSLFKIWLTVPSLLELCWEKLLKAYPHLTSLPTFHLYNLGLTEELVDRVK; encoded by the exons ATGTCGGACGTTGAAGGCGCTGACAGTTCAGAGCAGCTGAATAAATTTGAGAAATTGACAGGCAGGCCGCCGCCCGAACCGATGTTAGCAG GTCCTCGAACTCCTCCCGCCCGCAGCGGCCATCGCTGCGTCGCTGACAACACTAACCTGTACGTGTTTGGGGGTTACAACCCGGACTATGAAGAGTCGGGGGGCTCCGAAAACGAAGACTATCCACTATTCAGGGAGCTTTGGCGGTACCATTTTGCCACGGGCTGCTGGCAGCAGATTCGAACTGAGGGTTACATGCCCACAGAGCTGGCGTCTATGTCAG CTGTTTTACACGGTAACAACCTTCTGGTGTTCGGTGGCACCGGGATTCCCTTCGGGGAAAATAACGGCAATGATGTTCACGTTTGTAACGTGAAGTACAAGCGATGGTCGCTGCTCAACTGTCGAGGGAAGAAGCCGAACCGGATATACGGACAG GCGATGGTCATTATAAATGGCTTCCTGTATGTGTTTGGTGGAACGACGGGTTACATCTACAGCACAGACCTGCACAGACTAGATCTGACCACCAGGGAATGGATTCATCTCAAACCTAACAACCCGCCTGATGACCTGCCAGAGGAAAG ATACAGGCATGAAATAGCACATGATGGACAGAGGATTTATATTCTGGGAGGTGGGACTTCCTGGACGTCATACCCTCTAGATAAG ATACATGCTTATAATCTGGAGACAAACTCTTGGGAGGAGATCACAACAAAACCACATGACAAAATAG GATATCCTGCTCCTCGACGATGCCATAGTTGTGTGCAGATACGCAACG ATGTATTCATTTGTGGAGGCTACAACGGGGAGTTGATACTAGCCGATCTGTGGAAGCTAAACCTGCAAACTTTCCAGTGGAGTAAACTACCAGCAGAGATGCCTGAGCCAGCCTACTTTCACTGTGCTGCTGTAACCCCT GCTGGCTGCATGTACATTCACGGAGGCGTAGTGAACATCCACGAGAACAAGAGGACTGGCTCTCTGTTTAAGATCTGGCTGACTGTTCCCAGCCTGCTGGAGCTGTGCTGGGAGAAGCTTCTCAAAGCCTACCCCCACCTGACTTCTCTCCCCACCTTTCACTTGTACAACCTGGGCCTCACGGAGGAGCTCGTAGACCGTGTCAAGTAG
- the LOC102229250 gene encoding putative cation exchanger C521.04c, with amino-acid sequence MSFKTLSLLSGDVDNLRKRSVAGSTENCCDPENHQQFARLQIQPERLFVGPHHPDVGALATPSPDGSVHHFCQFTPKCLLAVSRGTHGNSPLRHGEEGWHDGTLRTTIRVDNEVEAHREANNYKFGFRKWKGNVTEKPIEDRSDIDKELHTDLSIVKNTEAPVISVGNIVYVFLFGWWISLIYLLICPVMFLTVFGVPYGKVCLKLAWYIIWPFGKSVQRACHLVDMSAVKPTNCDIVPQEHKDLVGDKDCAPLLVSSPLPIKIPVPTLPPRKTRKHWCRVSTFLWLLLGYPVLAVVHCLAFVLSWLPVFTIPIAKMNSRILTTVLLMAPEDIEIHSVDKKDACETRVVLYCYQAFNVYYYKYTVQGINIFALNLLPLVFVTVIAGYTDREHEYFSTETMFTIAIVSIIPLSYYIGMGIASISAQSNFAVGAVVNATFGSITEMTFYITALLRGHRAGSNCYEEIVKSALAGTLIGCILFIPGICMTIGGIKHSEQRFNSRSAGVSSALLFISIGGVFAPTLFSKTFGNLVCESCSSTPGNGTVPFTCKDCHYETTTADPHLILSHIEPLVYTISVLLPASYLIGLIFTLKTHAHIYDIHVSDSHGGQAHGHPVVHWSRWRALAVLIFATVLMASCADLCTVNIEPILSHSSISQYFIGVSVLAMVPELPEIVNGIQFALQNNISLSLEVGNCIAVQVCMIQIPLLVLFNAFYDVGFMLVFSDIHLWASIFSVILVNYIFMDGKCDYFQGTALVVVYFIILAVYFFAPSPRSC; translated from the exons ATGTCATTTAAAACGCTTTCACTGCTGTCTGGAGATGTCGACAACCTTCGGAAAAGATCAGTGGCTGGATCAACAG aaaactgTTGCGATCCTGAGAATCATCAGCAGTTTGCACGGCTGCAGATCCAGCCTGAGAGGCTGTTTGTTGGGCCCCATCATCCAGATGTGGGAGCACTGGCGACCCCCTCCCCCGACGGTTCTGTTCATCACTTCTGCCAGTTCACGCCAAAATGCCTGCTTGCCGTCTCCAGAG GAACACATGGGAATTCTCCCCTAAGGCATGGAGAGGAAGGATGGCATGATGGCACCTTGAGGACGACCATCAGAGTCGACAATGAAGTGGAAGCACACAGAGAGGCCAACAACTACAAG tttggATTTAGAAAATGGAAGGGCAACGTGACAGAGAAACCAATCGAAGACCGATCTGACATCGACAAAGAACTGCACACCGACCTCAGCATTGTGAAGAACACTGAAG CTCCAGTGATCAGTGTTGGAAACATagtgtatgtgtttttatttggctGGTGGATCTCCTTAATCTACCTGCTCATTTGTCCTGTGATGTTTCTGACTGTCTTTGGTGTCCCTTATG GTAAAGTCTGTTTAAAGTTGGCCTGGTATATAATTTGGCCATTTGGAAAATCTGTACAAAGG GCTTGTCATTTAGTTGACATGTCTGCCGTGAAGCCGACAAACTGCGACATTGTTCCACAAGAGCATAAGGATCTGGTTGGGGACAAAGACTGTGCACCTCTTCTGGTGTCCTCCCCCCTCCCTATTAAGATCCCCGTTCCAACTCTTCCTCCAAGAAAAACCAGAAAGCACTGG TGCCGCGTCAGCACTTTCCTTTGGTTGTTGCTGGGTTACCCTGTACTGGCTGTGGTCCATTGCCTCGCATTTGTCCTGTCCTGGCTTCCAGTCTTCACCATCCCCATTGCAAAGATGAACAGCCGCATCCTAACCACTGTTCTCCTCATGGCCCCAGAAGACATCGAGATCCATTCAGTGGACAAG AAGGACGCGTGTGAGACAAGAGTTGTCTTATACTGTTATCAGGCCTTCAATGTGTATTACTACAAATACACAGTCCAAGGGATCAACATCTTTGCTCTCA ACTTGCTACCTTTGGTATTCGTGACTGTAATCGCTGGCTACACTGACCGAGAGCATGAATACTTCAGTACAGAGACCATGTTTACAATAGCCATCGTGTCCATAATTCCCCTGTCCTACTATATTGGCATGGGAATTGCAAG CATTTCTGCACAGAGTAACTTCGCAGTGGGGGCGGTAGTCAACGCAACGTTTGGTTCCATCACAGAGATGACCTTCTACATCACGGCGCTGCTTCGGGGGCATCGCGCCGGCAGTAATTGTTACGAGGAGATCGTCAAATCTGCACTGGCTGGCACTCTGATTGGGTGCATTCTGTTCATACCT ggTATTTGTATGACTATTGGAGGAATCAAACACAGTGAGCAGAGATTTAACAGTCGCTCGGCCGGAGTGAGCTCAGCTTTGCTCTTCATATCCATTGGAG GTGTGTTTGCACCCACCCTTTTCTCAAAGACCTTTGGTAACCTGGTGTGTGAAAGCTGCTCCAGTACTCCTGGTAATGGCACCGTACCATTCACCTGCAAGGACTGCCACTATGAAACG ACTACAGCTGACCCACATTTAATTCTGTCCCATATTGA gCCTCTGGTGTACACCATTTCCGTCCTGCTGCCTGCTTCCTATCTGATCGGGCTCATCTTCACACTCAAGACCCATGCACACATTTATGATATCCATGTCAGCGACAGTCATGGGGGACAAGCACACG GTCATCCTGTTGTCCACTGGTCCAGATGGAGGGCTCTCGCAGTGCTGATTTTTGCCACAGTGCTCATGGCCAGCTGCGCGGATCTTTGCACTGTCAACATCGAGCCCATCCTGAGTCATTCCTCCATCTCCCAG TACTTCATCGGCGTCTCCGTATTGGCAATGGTGCCGGAGCTTCCTGAGATTGTCAATGGGATCCAGTTTGCACTGCAAAACAATATCAGCTtgag TCTTGAAGTAGGCAATTGCATTGCTGTGCAGGTTTGCATGATACAGATTCCACTTCTTGTCCTGTTTAATGCTTTCTAT gatgtgggATTTATGCTTGTGTTCAGTGACATTCATCTTTGGGCCAGCATCTTCAGTGTCATCCTGGTGAACTACATCTTCATGGATGGGAAGTGTGACTACTTTCAGG GTACAGCCCTAGTGGTGGTATACTTCATCATTTTGGCCGTTTACTTCTTCGCTCCTTCTCCACGCTCATGTTAA